From the genome of Candidatus Delongbacteria bacterium, one region includes:
- a CDS encoding VOC family protein, whose product MQLGAFSISLAVKNLAASRAFYEALGFSAFGGDPAQNWLILKQGSTVIGLFQGMFDQNMLTFNPGWDSDAQPLQDFSDVREIQKHLQVLGIVPTQAVDEAGQGPGYLMLLDPDGNPVLIDQHV is encoded by the coding sequence ATGCAGCTCGGAGCCTTTTCCATCAGCCTGGCCGTCAAGAACCTCGCAGCCTCACGGGCCTTCTACGAAGCGCTGGGCTTCTCGGCCTTCGGTGGTGACCCTGCGCAGAATTGGCTGATCCTCAAACAGGGCAGCACGGTGATCGGACTCTTCCAGGGCATGTTCGACCAGAACATGCTCACCTTCAATCCCGGCTGGGATTCGGACGCGCAACCGCTGCAGGACTTCAGCGACGTCCGCGAGATCCAGAAGCATTTGCAGGTCCTGGGCATCGTGCCGACCCAGGCGGTGGACGAAGCCGGCCAGGGCCCGGGCTACTTGATGCTGCTGGATCCGGATGGCAACCCGGTGCTAATCGACCAGCACGTCTGA
- a CDS encoding HI0074 family nucleotidyltransferase substrate-binding subunit, protein MPLDLQPLGLAVEMLKQAVLLYDSHHGPEAERLLLRDGLIQRFEYVYELCWKYIQRWVGQNINAESAVPTWSRKELFRLAAERGLLVDPAEWFTFTEARNLSAHTYNPANADTALQAARLMATRAEQLLERLQHD, encoded by the coding sequence ATGCCACTCGATCTGCAGCCACTGGGACTTGCCGTCGAGATGCTCAAACAGGCCGTGCTGCTCTACGACTCACATCACGGGCCTGAGGCCGAGCGATTGTTGCTGCGCGACGGCCTGATCCAGCGCTTCGAATACGTCTACGAATTGTGCTGGAAGTACATCCAGCGCTGGGTGGGTCAGAACATCAATGCCGAGTCCGCCGTCCCCACATGGTCGCGCAAGGAGTTGTTCCGCCTGGCCGCCGAGCGCGGCCTCTTGGTTGATCCCGCCGAGTGGTTCACCTTCACCGAAGCACGAAATCTCTCGGCCCACACCTACAATCCCGCCAACGCCGACACGGCCCTGCAGGCCGCCCGGCTGATGGCCACGCGCGCCGAACAGCTCCTGGAGCGACTTCAGCATGACTGA
- a CDS encoding nucleotidyltransferase domain-containing protein: protein MTEPGLELPAAWRDQVLGILAAQCPELEVWCHGSRVQGRAREWSDLDLVLVSDQPINPAHLNALREAFACSNLPIRIDVADLRALPITLQQGVREAHVVLWNPRSGNPF from the coding sequence ATGACTGAGCCCGGGCTCGAATTGCCGGCGGCATGGCGGGACCAGGTCCTTGGAATCCTGGCCGCTCAATGTCCGGAGCTGGAGGTTTGGTGTCACGGCAGTCGCGTGCAAGGCCGCGCCCGGGAATGGTCGGACCTGGATTTGGTGTTGGTATCTGATCAGCCGATCAACCCGGCACACCTGAACGCCCTGCGCGAGGCCTTTGCCTGCTCGAATCTGCCCATCCGCATTGATGTCGCCGACTTGCGCGCGCTGCCGATCACTCTGCAGCAAGGCGTCCGGGAGGCACACGTCGTACTTTGGAACCCCCGCTCCGGCAACCCCTTTTGA
- a CDS encoding GNAT family N-acetyltransferase, with amino-acid sequence MDAYHIRAATPADLEILVHHRQRMFEDMGRTDAAGLAAMRASAAGLLRRRLAEGTYLGWLVEAADGRVVAGGGIILLDVLPGPTFPDPRRGWVVNMYTEPEHRRRGLARQLLETMIAWSRARGMPRLFLHASPDGRPLYEQLGFAPTSEMSLNL; translated from the coding sequence ATGGACGCGTATCACATCCGGGCGGCGACACCGGCGGACCTGGAGATCCTGGTGCATCACCGGCAGCGGATGTTCGAGGACATGGGGCGGACGGATGCGGCCGGCCTGGCGGCCATGCGCGCAAGCGCGGCCGGGCTGCTGCGTCGCCGCTTGGCGGAAGGGACCTACCTGGGCTGGCTGGTGGAGGCGGCGGACGGCCGGGTGGTGGCCGGCGGCGGGATCATCCTGCTGGACGTCCTGCCCGGCCCCACCTTCCCGGATCCGCGCCGGGGCTGGGTGGTCAACATGTACACGGAGCCGGAGCACCGCCGGCGTGGCCTGGCCCGCCAGCTGCTGGAAACCATGATCGCCTGGAGCCGGGCCCGGGGCATGCCGCGCCTCTTTCTCCACGCCAGCCCCGACGGCCGGCCCTTGTACGAGCAACTGGGCTTCGCGCCGACATCGGAGATGAGCCTGAACCTTTGA